The Gemmatimonadota bacterium genomic sequence CACACCCTGGAGCAACTTGAGGTGAATTGTGAAATTGTTGCGGGACGGCACTCGCGTAGTTTGTTCAATTTTGATCCATTTAATACATTTGATACGCAGCAGGTGAGGGTGCGGTCAGGCGATATTGAAATTGAGGTGATGCCGTTGCCTGCTGGTGCGCCGAAGGGATTTGGCGGTGCTGTTGGACAATTTGAGATTCGCGCAGAGGCGGTTCCAGATCAGGTGAAAGCCAGCGATCCCGTTGCGGTGAAGGTGGTGGTGCAGGGGGCGGGAAATTTGCACGCGATTAACGAGCCTATTCGTCCTGAGCGGTCGGGTTTTAAATTTTATGATCCCAAGACGAATTTGGAAACGCGAAAGCGTGGCACGCACATAAGCGGACAAAAAACTTTTGAGTATGTGGCGATTCCGCATAAAACAGGGCAGGTGATATTGCTGCCTTTTACACTGGCCTATTTTGATCCTGTGCAGAGGCGGTATAAAACCGCGCAGACCAAACCGATTACTTTGCAGGTGACGCCGGGTGAACAGATGCCCCAGCCGGTTGATGGGTTGCGGGGTGAAGAAGTGCGCGCGCTGGGGAGCGATATCCGGTATATCAAACCCGACCGGAAGCAGTTGGCCGATCAGGGCTTGTTGCTCTATCGGCGCAGTGGGTTTTGGCTTTTGCAACTGGTTCCTGTTTTGGGAGTAGCAGGTGCTTATGCTTATCGACGTCATCGCGTGCGTTTAGAAGGCGATGTGGCTTATGCGCGCAGAAGGCGTTCACGTTCGGAAGCACAACGGCGTTTGGGCAAGGCGAAAGGGTTAATGGAGGCGGGCGATAGCGCGGGTTTTCACGGTGAAGTCCACAGGTCTTTGTCGCAGTTTGTCGCAGATCGAACCAATCGCGCAGCGGCGGGTTTAACGGCGGACCAGATTGGTGCTGTGCTGGTGGAATGCGGTGTAGATGCACAGGTGATTGCAGGCGTTCAAGACGTATTTGATCAATGCGATCAGGCGCGGTTCGCGCCGGGGCAGATTTCGGCAGAGCAGATGCAGGCGTTGTTCGCGCAGACCGAAGATTTGATCGGTGCGCTGGAGCGATGTATTTAGTTATGAGGACGGTGATAGAACGGTTGTTATACCCCGTTGTCGCGATTGCGATACTTGGCGTGGATACAGTATTCGCTTCAGAGGCTCTTGTCGCGCTGTACAATCGGGGCAATGAGCACTATCGCGCCGGGGATTTTGATGCGGCGATTTCGGCTTATGAGCGCGTTATCGCACAGGGGCTGAACAACGGCGAGGTATATTATAATCTGGGCAATGCGTATTTTAAAAATGCGCAACTCGGGCGTGCGATTTTATCTTATGAACGCGCTTTGAATTTGATGCCGGGTGATCGGGATGTTCTGACGAATTTGCAGTTTGCCAATGCCCTGAAGATAGATCGAGAAAGCGAAGATGAGGTCAATATTTTGACGCGGGTTTTGCAAGCGATTTTTGCGTTTTTCACCTTCGATGCGCTGGCAGTTATGGTTTGTGTGTTTGTTTTTTTGCTGGGCGGTGTGGCGGTGTGTTGGATTTTTGTGCCTGTCCGTCGTTTGCTGTGGGGCGGGTTGCTGGTGGTTTTTGTAGGTGGTCTTCTGAGCAGTGCGGCTATGCTGGCGTTTAAGGCGCATCAACACAGCATTCCCAAAGCTATCATTCTGGTGGATGAGGCCATTGGTCGCAGTGGGCCAGGGCCCGATTTTTTACAGGTGTTCGCACTTCACGAGGGTACAAAGGTCGAGATTGAGCGAGTTGAAGGGGGATGGTTGCTGGTGCGCCTGCGCTCGGGCCTCGGCGGCTGGATTGAGGCGCGTGCGTTGGAGCGGATTTGAGGAATCATCTATAATGGCGGTGATTATGGACGATACAACTTATAATGCGTGGTTTCGGTGTTTTCGAGGATGCGAAGGGCAATATGCGCTGACGGATGTGATTTACGCGTGTCCAACGTGCGGGGGATTGCTCGAAGTGGCGCACGATATGGAAGTGCTCAAACGCAGGTCGGGCAGTTATTGGCGCGGGTTGTTTGATAAGCGTTATATGACGACGGAATGGCCTTATGGCAGTTCGGTGTGGGGCAAAAAAGAACTGGTCTGTCCCGTGGTTCACGAAGACAATGTGGTGTCGATGTACGAAGGGGGGAGCAATCTGTTTTGGGCCGAGCGTTTGGGACGCGAAATTGGCGTTGAGGATTTGTGGGTTAAGCAATGCGGTAACAGCCATACAGGGTCGTTCAAAGATTTGGGCATGACGGTGCTGGTATCCATGGTGAAACAGATGCTGTTTGAGGGGGCGCGTATTCCGGCGGTTGCGTGTGCATCTACTGGGGACACCTCGGCGGCATTGGCTGCGTATTGTGCGGCGGCGGGCATACAATCGGTGGTCTTTTTGCCGAGGGACAAAATCTCGACCGCACAACTTTTGCAACCCCTGGCCAATGGTGCGCTGGTGCTGAGTTTGGAGACTGACTTTGATGGATGTATGAGGCTCGTGCAGGAGATTTGCCGCGAGGAGAATATTTATTTGGCCAATTCGATGAATTCACTGCGGGTAGAGGGACAAAAAACGATCAGCATCGAATTGGTGCAACAATTTGATTGGGACGTGCCCGATTGGGTTGTGATTCCCGGCGGAAATTTGGGCAATGTGAGTGCGCTTGGTAAGGGTTTTCTCGAAATGGAAGCCCTCGGTCTCATTGACCGGTTGCCGCGCATTGCGGTTGCCCAGGCCGATAGGGCAAACCCACTGTACCAGAGTTTTGAAAAGAATTTTGATAGTTTTGAACCGATTCAGGCACAGCCAACATTGGCGAGTGCAATCCAGATCGGCAATCCAGTGAGTCGGGAAAAAGCGATCCAAACGCTCAAAATATTCGGTGGTGTCGTGGAGCAAGCCAGCGAGGAGGAATTGGCCGATGCGGCTGCGCGTGCCGACCGCACGGGTTTGTTTGCCTGCCCGCATACCGGGGTGGCTTTCGCAGCA encodes the following:
- a CDS encoding BatD family protein, with the protein product MMAMRGRKRWIFFCGVLFSLLQVQGTDAQDVTMQASVDRTRVEVGDLIQFTVEVEAAQMGSVSAPQVPTPDGLQLTGSTSSTSMSVNIVNGAMTTKRTTTYVFSFRAQRAGTYVFGPAQLVHEGKTIRSDQVRVEVTKRSGRQQTRPAPSTGRSMGQSEIQKIEQNLFLQAVPEKRVVYVGEQVGVTYKLFTRYDVRNVQYGHVPTFTGFWTETVFDAQRLNMQREVVDGRAFNTALLKRLVLFPTTAGKHTLEQLEVNCEIVAGRHSRSLFNFDPFNTFDTQQVRVRSGDIEIEVMPLPAGAPKGFGGAVGQFEIRAEAVPDQVKASDPVAVKVVVQGAGNLHAINEPIRPERSGFKFYDPKTNLETRKRGTHISGQKTFEYVAIPHKTGQVILLPFTLAYFDPVQRRYKTAQTKPITLQVTPGEQMPQPVDGLRGEEVRALGSDIRYIKPDRKQLADQGLLLYRRSGFWLLQLVPVLGVAGAYAYRRHRVRLEGDVAYARRRRSRSEAQRRLGKAKGLMEAGDSAGFHGEVHRSLSQFVADRTNRAAAGLTADQIGAVLVECGVDAQVIAGVQDVFDQCDQARFAPGQISAEQMQALFAQTEDLIGALERCI
- a CDS encoding tetratricopeptide repeat protein, translating into MRTVIERLLYPVVAIAILGVDTVFASEALVALYNRGNEHYRAGDFDAAISAYERVIAQGLNNGEVYYNLGNAYFKNAQLGRAILSYERALNLMPGDRDVLTNLQFANALKIDRESEDEVNILTRVLQAIFAFFTFDALAVMVCVFVFLLGGVAVCWIFVPVRRLLWGGLLVVFVGGLLSSAAMLAFKAHQHSIPKAIILVDEAIGRSGPGPDFLQVFALHEGTKVEIERVEGGWLLVRLRSGLGGWIEARALERI
- the thrC gene encoding threonine synthase, coding for MDDTTYNAWFRCFRGCEGQYALTDVIYACPTCGGLLEVAHDMEVLKRRSGSYWRGLFDKRYMTTEWPYGSSVWGKKELVCPVVHEDNVVSMYEGGSNLFWAERLGREIGVEDLWVKQCGNSHTGSFKDLGMTVLVSMVKQMLFEGARIPAVACASTGDTSAALAAYCAAAGIQSVVFLPRDKISTAQLLQPLANGALVLSLETDFDGCMRLVQEICREENIYLANSMNSLRVEGQKTISIELVQQFDWDVPDWVVIPGGNLGNVSALGKGFLEMEALGLIDRLPRIAVAQADRANPLYQSFEKNFDSFEPIQAQPTLASAIQIGNPVSREKAIQTLKIFGGVVEQASEEELADAAARADRTGLFACPHTGVAFAALFKLVDRGVIQKSDRVIVISTAHGLKFSEFKLGYHRDQLQDWGVSPHYRNEPVVLPPKVDAVKKAIFDRIEANR